From one Zhongshania sp. R06B22 genomic stretch:
- a CDS encoding alpha/beta fold hydrolase, protein MLTEHHLDFGRGPARWLERQTSSDTLHFSAANGFPIASYGFFLKYFHSDFSILGLENRGAWGDQLPPRDFTWQQHAEDLIAFLDYRRNTKQKGPVIAMGHSIGATVSALAAARRPDLFKALLMIDPAAIPGRILPAVAAITPTRLRGQLNLVKSTRRRKPIWESRATFIDYHRGKTAYRRFSDTAIEDYAQAGLIEQTDSSFKLRYSREWEAHNFQHVYSPWQALRHMKVPTLVMRAEHSYLHKQHDFARNMARVSPLVSHSVITGAGHMALQEDCEQVVEKSYTWLRENQLISTAI, encoded by the coding sequence ATGCTTACTGAACATCATCTAGATTTTGGCCGAGGTCCCGCACGTTGGTTAGAGCGTCAAACAAGCTCAGATACCCTGCATTTCTCAGCGGCAAATGGTTTTCCGATTGCTAGCTACGGTTTCTTCCTTAAGTATTTTCACAGCGATTTCAGTATTCTTGGACTTGAAAATAGAGGAGCGTGGGGCGACCAGCTGCCGCCGCGGGACTTTACATGGCAGCAACATGCAGAAGACTTAATCGCCTTTTTAGACTATCGACGAAACACAAAGCAAAAAGGCCCCGTCATTGCGATGGGGCACTCTATTGGCGCAACAGTGAGCGCACTTGCGGCGGCCAGAAGACCTGATTTATTTAAGGCATTACTGATGATTGACCCCGCTGCCATTCCCGGCCGAATCCTGCCAGCGGTGGCGGCAATTACCCCAACCAGGCTGCGAGGCCAGTTGAATCTTGTAAAAAGTACGCGGCGGCGAAAGCCGATATGGGAAAGCCGAGCGACGTTTATAGATTACCATCGCGGCAAAACGGCATACCGACGTTTTTCAGATACCGCGATTGAGGACTACGCCCAAGCCGGTCTTATTGAACAGACCGATAGCAGCTTCAAATTGCGATACAGTCGCGAATGGGAAGCCCACAACTTCCAGCACGTCTATTCTCCTTGGCAGGCCTTACGTCATATGAAAGTGCCCACCTTAGTAATGCGCGCCGAACATTCCTACCTTCACAAACAACACGATTTTGCACGCAATATGGCCCGAGTTTCACCCTTGGTCAGTCACAGCGTCATCACTGGCGCGGGCCACATGGCGCTGCAGGAAGATTGCGAACAAGTTGTTGAAAAAAGCTATACTTGGCTGCGTGAAAACCAACTCATCAGCACAGCAATATGA
- the pomA gene encoding flagellar motor protein PomA: MDIATLLGMVGALGVIVAAILIGGSASGFIDAPSLLIVVGGGLLANLVKFPLDQTLGAFKVASRAFVHKTTSSEALIAQCMEMAGVARKEGLLGLESLEISNEFLNKGVQMAIDGHDPEFVRRVLNKEINMAIERHEMGEAVFKGFGESAPAMGMIGTLVGLVQMMSNMSDPKAIGPAMAVALLTTLYGAVLANVVALPMAEKLAFRTSEERRNRHLILEAVDGIQEGINPRVLESLLSTYLPDNKREPDKKAEEA; this comes from the coding sequence TTGGATATCGCAACGCTATTAGGCATGGTGGGCGCGCTTGGTGTCATTGTCGCGGCAATTTTGATCGGCGGCAGTGCGAGCGGATTTATTGATGCGCCAAGTTTGTTGATTGTCGTTGGCGGGGGGCTGCTAGCTAATTTAGTGAAGTTTCCCTTAGACCAAACTTTGGGTGCTTTTAAAGTAGCTTCCCGCGCATTTGTGCACAAGACCACCAGCTCTGAAGCCCTGATCGCTCAGTGCATGGAAATGGCTGGTGTTGCTCGTAAGGAAGGCCTGCTGGGTCTGGAGTCTCTTGAAATAAGCAACGAATTTTTAAACAAGGGCGTGCAAATGGCAATTGATGGCCATGATCCAGAATTTGTGCGACGGGTATTGAATAAAGAGATCAATATGGCAATTGAGCGCCATGAAATGGGTGAGGCGGTTTTTAAAGGCTTTGGTGAATCTGCTCCGGCGATGGGTATGATCGGTACGCTAGTGGGTTTGGTTCAAATGATGTCGAATATGTCAGACCCAAAAGCGATCGGTCCGGCTATGGCTGTGGCTTTGTTAACGACCCTATATGGGGCTGTTTTAGCAAACGTGGTTGCCTTGCCTATGGCAGAAAAGCTGGCTTTTAGAACCTCAGAGGAGCGTCGCAATCGCCATCTCATACTCGAGGCGGTGGACGGTATTCAAGAGGGGATTAATCCCCGCGTCTTGGAATCCCTGTTATCAACGTATTTGCCTGATAATAAGCGCGAGCCAGACAAGAAGGCGGAGGAGGCGTAA
- a CDS encoding flagellar motor protein MotB, which produces MDDVPAKKPDAGAPAWVLTFADLMSLLLAFFVLLFSFSEMDKQKFKELSGSMKDAFGVQREVPAFKPPIGTSMIAREFTPGTVRPTVVNEVRQEALREMTTFVSEEADQNMLDDLEKVKAHLELEIKDGLVEVENDGNKVIIIRIRERGSFPSGKSELSPGFDTVITKFGDVLNDIDGQIVVAGHTDNIPISTDRFYSNWDLSSARAATVIRSIVESSGQSPGRFRVTGYADTRPIDDNSTAEGRARNRRVEIFMLRGATEDPVMGSVVGEFDTSLGDQ; this is translated from the coding sequence GTGGATGATGTTCCAGCTAAAAAGCCGGATGCAGGTGCCCCAGCATGGGTATTAACCTTTGCCGACTTGATGTCTTTGCTGCTCGCCTTTTTCGTATTGCTTTTCTCATTCTCGGAGATGGATAAGCAGAAATTTAAAGAACTGTCGGGATCGATGAAAGACGCGTTTGGGGTGCAGCGTGAAGTGCCTGCGTTTAAACCGCCTATAGGTACCAGCATGATCGCACGGGAGTTCACCCCCGGCACAGTTAGACCCACGGTGGTTAATGAGGTGCGTCAAGAGGCGCTGCGAGAAATGACGACCTTTGTGTCGGAAGAAGCCGATCAAAATATGCTTGACGATCTTGAAAAGGTGAAAGCGCATCTTGAGTTGGAAATTAAGGACGGCTTGGTTGAAGTTGAAAATGATGGCAATAAGGTCATTATTATCAGAATTCGGGAGAGGGGGTCATTTCCATCGGGGAAATCTGAGCTGTCCCCAGGGTTTGACACGGTAATTACTAAGTTTGGCGATGTTTTAAATGATATTGACGGTCAGATAGTGGTTGCAGGTCATACCGATAACATTCCGATAAGCACGGATAGGTTTTACTCAAATTGGGACCTGTCATCCGCGCGAGCTGCCACGGTGATTCGCAGTATTGTCGAAAGTAGTGGTCAATCCCCCGGCCGCTTTAGAGTAACTGGTTACGCGGATACGAGGCCTATTGACGACAATAGTACGGCTGAGGGCCGGGCCAGAAACCGCCGTGTTGAAATATTTATGTTGAGGGGCGCAACCGAAGATCCGGTGATGGGGAGTGTTGTTGGAGAATTCGATACGTCGCTCGGGGATCAATAA
- a CDS encoding HopJ type III effector protein, translating into MTSKQLIVKLNQSAQPFADVMAVIDQEYVFTPTAFTNGEQHSDAGSNNGSCKIFAFGLLHQLSEQATLNAFGDYYVKDVLENPAGADHANIRGFMRSGWKGIRFEGEALAPK; encoded by the coding sequence ATGACAAGCAAACAACTTATAGTCAAGCTTAATCAATCAGCGCAGCCATTTGCAGACGTTATGGCGGTAATTGACCAAGAGTATGTGTTCACACCCACTGCGTTCACCAATGGCGAACAACATAGCGATGCGGGGTCCAACAACGGATCGTGCAAAATTTTTGCCTTTGGTCTTTTGCATCAACTAAGTGAGCAGGCGACATTAAATGCCTTTGGTGATTATTATGTTAAAGACGTACTGGAAAATCCGGCTGGGGCTGATCATGCCAATATTCGGGGTTTTATGCGCAGCGGTTGGAAGGGCATACGTTTTGAGGGCGAGGCGCTAGCGCCCAAGTAG
- the bfr gene encoding bacterioferritin, with the protein MKGDSKVIAYLNKALGNELVAINQYFLHSRMFKDWGLKELADYEYHESIDEMKHADKLIDRILFLEGLPNLQDLGKLLIGENTKEILECDLSLELKAVPDLKDGIKYCESVSDYVTRDLFAEILESEEEHVDWLETQLSLIDKVGIQNYQQSMIGSIGG; encoded by the coding sequence ATGAAAGGTGACAGTAAAGTTATTGCCTACCTCAATAAAGCTCTCGGCAATGAACTCGTAGCGATCAACCAGTACTTCCTTCACTCCCGCATGTTTAAAGACTGGGGGCTAAAGGAGCTCGCGGACTACGAATATCATGAATCCATCGACGAGATGAAACATGCCGATAAGCTTATCGATCGAATCCTGTTTTTAGAAGGTCTACCTAATCTTCAAGATCTCGGTAAATTGCTGATTGGCGAGAACACCAAAGAAATTTTAGAGTGTGACCTCAGTCTTGAACTCAAAGCCGTTCCAGACCTTAAAGACGGCATTAAGTACTGCGAGTCGGTCAGCGACTACGTCACCAGAGACCTATTCGCAGAGATTTTAGAATCTGAAGAGGAGCACGTCGATTGGCTGGAAACCCAGCTCAGCTTGATTGACAAAGTCGGCATTCAAAACTACCAGCAGTCTATGATCGGTAGCATCGGCGGCTAG
- a CDS encoding bacterioferritin-associated ferredoxin, with amino-acid sequence MYVCLCKGITDKHIRDAVDAGAGSFREVRRQLELASQCGKCGSLARNVYDSYLANFDENLCYAAA; translated from the coding sequence ATGTACGTTTGTCTCTGCAAAGGTATTACCGACAAGCATATCCGCGACGCCGTAGATGCCGGTGCCGGCAGCTTTCGTGAGGTTCGACGTCAACTTGAACTAGCAAGCCAATGCGGCAAATGTGGCTCGCTGGCACGCAACGTCTACGATAGCTATCTGGCTAACTTTGACGAAAATCTGTGTTATGCCGCCGCGTAA